ttcaactttttaactaactaatatatatatatatatatatataatgatgcttaatttttaaagtgtccggattgccgggtcgagagctgtggtttatttggatatatgtgagaggaaatgaatatttgggtcggattgtgggttgacccgcccataaacttaaaatggttaaaaataaaattaaaatgttataagtatagttcgaacttgcaacctaacaaaataagtacaaccttttaaccaactaggctaataacactttatattttaaattcaacctaaaatttgataaacgtgtgacattttaacaatataagttcaacattttaactaactaatctatatatatatataatgatgcttaatttttaaagtgtccggattgccgggtcgagagctgtggttaatttggatatatgtgagagtaaatggatacttgagtcggattgtgggctgacccgcccataaattttttaccgtaatatttttttcacgattttttatattattactcgtgcaaatgcacgggatacatgctagttagtATAAAATGCTCACTATCTTCATTTTTTgcaaaattaaagtaaaaaatatttcatgttTGTTGGTTCTATAGTAAgtccatttatattttttcatgttCTTTCTCACTATTTTTTTTCTGTAATTTATAGGTGCAAAGGAATGCCCTTTGGATTAGCTTATCAACAATCTCCAAGGGTCCAAATCATAGCTTTCCTTGTCAAAATGATCTTTTCACTATGAAAAATTTATTCCTAAATTGTCTAAGGATCAGGTCACGAATAGTGAATTCCTTCGGGTCATACTTTAAAATTTGCTATATCGCCTACATTCAATTGTTAACCATCCGCCCACTCATCGAACTCTTTCTGAAACTCATTCATCTGTCTACTCTTGATATTATTGTCTTGGAAAATTTTCATCATCAACATTAATatgtcttcttttcatttatgtAACAATATATTATGTTTGTGTGACTCTTAGTAATATAGAAAAgcacacaaaaaaaaatcttttcattttttcaatcacGTTGTAATGTTCCATTACAGTTAATACATTCTCATTTCTGGGTTTTGCTCATCTTTTAcgatttttgatattttggttattttatcGATAACTATAGTCGTTTCCTTTAATCGAAAATCCGATctcttactatttttttttatcaaatttaagatatttgttaaaatttaatttaatatcattACAAAAAACTGCTCATTTATAACAGGTGCTCCGCAACTATCTTTCCATTAAAAACCATTAAAAACGACCTTTAGCATTTGTCTTAGCATTATTTCAGAATTTCGCAACCACATTTACAATTACCGAAAAACATTGCAAATCACTGGTTGCAAATTTGCATTGGTGTTTACACTAACTATTTCAACAAAATTTCCACTAAATATAGGGATATTGCagaaaatccatttttttctgAAACCGTAACTAACCATGGTTAAAGTATATTTGTCATAAGAtttgcaatatatattttattaataaatttaatgttttgaaATAGAAATTCCAATAAGATAAAtctatttaacaataaaaatatattcaacataaacTGCACTAACGTATAAAATTATGAACTGCAATATGTTTTGCAATAGccaatataacaaatatatgaaaatgaagcaaaaaaatTTACATCTTtctataaaagtatatattcaACAAATACTGTAATATCtacacattttatataaaaacgtACATTCAATGAAAACTgcattagtttataaaattatgttacgtaatactctttgcaataatatattaattttcttactGCAATAATCTTTgcaatatctatatttataattttcaaaatcaattacaaatatatgTGCAATTCAATTTGCATTATTTCGTttgaaattctatttatattaccTAAATTATATTTTCGTATATTATAGCATTATCATTTGTATTATACATATCTGTAACTTTCTTCGCATTATAATAAAACTGTAACTATTCCTGCAATTATCTTATTCACAACTTTgcattaatattaacaataatcgATACAACTTCATTTGCATTATTTATAATGCACaattttcataattcaaaataatatattttcaaaatttgcaATAAATTTGCATAATTTTTGCAACATTCAGcgcaatatttaaaaaacaaatatggtaattcaattgaattcaaattcctgtatataaataataaccaaAACCAGCTTATATTCATCAATGATTCTTGTATCAATTCTTAGTACACCAACATAAATTCATTACAAATTTGCAAAACACATTTGTAAATGAAATTCACCAACTACTTGTACTTGTTCcataaatatgacaaaaatgTTAACAAAAACATGCCAAATTTTACACAAAATGACATTTCCAAATAACTCATAACTATGCTAGCTTCAATCCATCCATCTCTATTTGTCCAAACCTATatcaattcaaaaaaataagaaattagaatgactaattagtttatatattgaaCAACATACAATTCTAATTTTCTTACAACTTTTGAAGCCCAAGACCCATCACACCAATTATGGTGCATTCTCTAATAAAATTTGACAACATTATACAGCTCATATGTTGGTCATAAAACTAAACCACTTGAAAACATAAACATGAATTGAAATCACTTGAAAACATTAAAAGAACTCATATATTGCACATAAAACTTAATTGCTTgaaacttactaaataaattttataaaacactaacctattaattagacaatattaataaactcatatatattgaatataaaactaaatcatttgaaatcttactaaataaatttcataaaacactAACCTATTAATTAGACAATATTAAACATGAAACCAAATCACttgaaaacattaaaaaactcatatattgaacataaaacaaaatcacttgaaaacttactaaataaatttcataaaacactAAACTACAATTCAACCATCTTAAATCTACCTATTAATTGTTCAAACCTATAATTCAACATacttaaaactttattattataactaacattaatagCATTATGATAATAAcatatgaattttatttgaatatgaaaCATATTACCAAATTAAAAGTTGAATGACTAACTTTCTTTATCAGCTGTCCTGATAGGAATGTTTGGGATCTTTTCTTGCCCTGACTTATTCCATACTTCTAAGAAAGTGTCAAACTTTTCATTTAAAGGCTGCACTTGAGTTTGAAGAACAACTTTGTCCTCAACTAGTTCAACTTGGTTGGACTCCAAAGATTTAATTCTCTCTTGTTGTTCTACATACTCTACCTTACATctctcaacttcttctttttgcAGTGcaatctctttctctttctcagaATTTATAGTTTTTGTAAAGTAGTAACGGTTTCTTTAAGTGTATTTAActccaaataaaattttgtgttaGATTGTCCATTTTCGAATACCTGTTTTTGGCCCATATAGCCTATTCCAAACACACGCCCGTTCTTGGAACGCCCTGCTGCCTCCATCCACAACTCCGTTTCAGATTTATGTTCATTTGGATCCAAAGTTTCTCGAGTTTGATGGAGTTGAGAAAAAGAttttttcataacaaataaaatatagttagtTGTGTAACAAAAAATAAGGCTCAACcttttattgaatataaaacattaatattaccACAACTTTTGTTGCCCTGTTTCCACTCCATGTACCATTCCTCGTTTTATGTGTCTTCTCAAATGTTTCAAGAAGGGAAGGAGGTTTTCCAAGTTCCTTTgtctattataaattataaatttaggtgttagtaatataaaattcaatcaattaaatacaactcaaataaataaattacttaattaccAATCTTCTTTGATGTTTTATAGCCGAGATTGAACCCCCACAATATGTAGCACCATcgttttctttatatttattttgatttcatttggCCTTTGTGCACTTATGATAATACTTTGGCTCATCAAATCTGGTTTTCATTTCATTCCAGTCTTCAAGGGTAACGTGTGAGGGTTTTTTCATACCGGATTTGGCCCTAGTAACAAAATTTCTTATCTTTGCACTACCCTTCCTCTTGAAAAGTTTATTCACATTCACCTCCTTAATGGGATCCCACTCAAATGTCTTCTACAActagttatataaatttgttaaagactTAGAACAATGAAAATCAATTACAgtaatacaacaaaacataccGTGAATTGTTCTCACCAAACGTTCTTAAGGTCTTCGGGAACTTGATTCCAGTTCAAGTATGCCCCCCTCCAATAACCCGTAATTATCCTATGTATGCCTTTCAAAATATCCGGATAGAAGCTGCAAAAACATACAAGGGTTAAAAATGAAGTCATTTTATATATCTAAAGTACAATATACACATAACTTAAATGAATAAACTTACTTCTTTCCAACAATTTCTATATAGGTCTTTGATGATTTGGAAAGATCATCTAGGTTTACATCCTCAACTTCCGTTTCAATATTTGAGGATGGCTGTATTGGGTATGTATTGTCGAGGATGAGGGTACGATTGACCACAACATCTGCTGTGTCAGGTTGAGTTTCTAATCCTTCAGAAGGGATTTGTTGAAGATTTTGTTGAACTAAAGTTGAAGGCAGTTTCTTTGGAGTAGACTTCTTATTTTGGTTTTGGGGTTTTTGAGTTGAAGTGAGTTGTGCTTTTTTTGGGGTTACTTGTCGGTTGGGGGGGTACGAGTTGTTTAGGGGGTAATCCCTTCTTTTTAGGAGACAGTTTTTTTGGCTGCAGTTGGGGGTGGTTGTTTTGGGGCTGTTCGTATTGAAGAGGGTTGTTTTTCTTTTGGGGATATTaccattttggcacgtttagaAGATGAAGCTTTCGTCTTTAGAGCCTCTTTGttcttttttgttcttttatCACCAATTTCATATTCATGTACATCCTATAACAAGTAATAAGCCTTGTAaacacataaataatattattaaccaaACTATAACTTTATCAACCAAATCATACCTCGTCAGATTTTGTATATTCAGATTCACTTAGATCCCGTTTTCTGTGAGATTTTTGTCTACTCATATTGTAAGATACATTGTTTAACCAATATGAAATACAAAACCAATTAGAACTCAAACATTGGATCTCAAAGTTGAAGAAACTACCGTCTTAAAAGTTATAAGCAtcatattaaacaaattaatgcTAAAGCATCATATTAGCTATAAGCATAATAGATCTCTTATAAAGAAATTACCAATCttcatcatattatattaaataaaaaggaaaCACATTAGCAAAATACATTAAAGaagacaaaattaataaatatagatCAAAATACAAACACAAGTCATAACTCTAATACATATTTGGTTAGATTCACCAGATCAATCTAGAAGATCTACTTAGTCTTTTTTGATCTATAAACATTACTATTAATAAGACTAAAGGAAACACAATATTGGAGTTAGACACTGAAGCTACCATAAATATAGAATTCATAATAAAgctacaaaataaatttcaaagcAAACACATTTTGGAATGCATTCTCAATGGACAGCAAGACAACCAATATTGAATAACGAAGTTATAGACAACAAGACAACCAATAGACAGCAAGACAACTCATTAGGGAAAAGGAAATTAAGGAAAACAACTCAATAGAAACCAATACAAAATAACTTTCAAAGCAAACACATTTTTGTAATGATTTTGGGAAAACGAAGTTAAGAAGAACAACCATTAAAATACAGTTACCATCAGGGAAAACGAAATCAAAAAGACAAGAATGAGAATATTCACCGTGAAGAAGGAGAAGACACTCATTGAGAATCGGATAAACGAAATTAAATAACGAATTTGTGGGCAGCGATGGGAGGCATTGGGGTATTGAGAATCGGGGTATTGAGAAGCTTTAGGGTTCAATGGGGTTTGGCTAGGATGGGGGCGGCGGGGAATTAGAGAATCGACGATTTGGGCAGTGATGGGAGGCGTTGGTGTTTGGCTAGGATTTGGGTGGAGAGAATGGAGAAAGAGGTTTggagagagagaatgaaatgTAGAAATGATAGAATGAAGGGAGTGTTAAcgcaaaaaaaatatttacgcggtatattaaaatatttcgaCTGAAGGCAACTACAATAATTTTTgcattaaacaatatatatcgCGAATTAGTTTTGAACTAAAGAGTTCTGCAACCACGTATGCATTAAACTGGAATATAGCGTTGAACTGCAATAGGTACagcaataaaatataatgaaggCCAATGTCGTTTTTAATGTAGATGCAAgcatattttgtaattatttttcaactcttGGGTAACAAATGCACATTTAGATTGCAACTATAAATGCATTAATCTTCATTTCTTGTTGAACTGCAATAGTTAcgacattaatatatattgaagggCAATGCCGTTTTTAATGCAGATGTAATggtaaattttataattatttttcaactatCGGGTAACAAATGCACATTTAGATTGCAACTATCAATGTATTATTCTTCATTTGGTGCTGAACTGCAATAGTTACggcattaatatatattgaagggCAATGACGTATTTAATGCAGATGCAATGgcatattttgtaattatttttcagCTCTCGGGTAACAAATACACATTTAGATAGCAActattaattcattaatcttCATTTAGCGTTGAAATGCATATTGAAGACCAATGTTGTTTTTAATGCAGATGCAATGtaatttttagtaattattctTCTTATTTGCGAGCAACAAAACCTGCGATGTTCAAAGACTAGTTTCCATTTCATATAATCAGAATATTGCCGAATTTAACAAAACATATTAAGAAAAATCATCTACAATTAAGTCAGCAGTAACATTTC
This is a stretch of genomic DNA from Impatiens glandulifera chromosome 4, dImpGla2.1, whole genome shotgun sequence. It encodes these proteins:
- the LOC124935275 gene encoding uncharacterized protein LOC124935275; the protein is MSRQKSHRKRDLSESEYTKSDEDVHEYEIGDKRTKKNKEALKTKASSSKRAKMSTPKKLPSTLVQQNLQQIPSEGLETQPDTADVVVNRTLILDNTYPIQPSSNIETEVEDVNLDDLSKSSKTYIEIVGKNFYPDILKGIHRIITGYWRGAYLNWNQVPEDLKNTKELGKPPSLLETFEKTHKTRNGTWSGNRATKVVVNVTVAAESGCVTQLRNAGASSRCVKQVRHAGASSRCVKQLCKGILLFGPPEIGKTLIAKALATKASTNFINITTSTLLSEWFGESVKIFKIFLAKTVHGGSRKTTWPKFSWLVFTNDEASNMNELRKWNEKYGQGGSRKISSFGFANQSELLASS